In the genome of Sporichthyaceae bacterium, one region contains:
- a CDS encoding metal ABC transporter permease yields MNRVLNFHDYLELLGVVRNSLIAGAVVAIVGGLIGPFVVSRDLPFAVHGISELSFAGASGALLIGVNVVAGAIVGSLTAAVLLALLGDRPTQRNSTIGVVMPFGLGLGVLFLALYRGRA; encoded by the coding sequence GTGAACCGGGTTCTCAATTTCCACGACTACCTCGAGTTGCTCGGCGTGGTCCGCAATTCCCTGATCGCGGGCGCGGTGGTGGCGATCGTCGGAGGGCTCATCGGTCCGTTCGTGGTGAGCCGGGATCTGCCCTTCGCCGTGCACGGCATCAGCGAGTTGTCCTTCGCCGGCGCCTCGGGTGCGTTGCTGATCGGCGTGAACGTAGTGGCCGGGGCGATCGTCGGCTCATTGACCGCCGCGGTGCTGTTGGCCCTGCTCGGGGATCGGCCCACGCAACGCAACTCCACGATCGGCGTGGTCATGCCGTTCGGGCTCGGTCTGGGCGTGCTGTTTCTCGCTCTCTATCGAGGTCGGGCCG